A DNA window from Hordeum vulgare subsp. vulgare chromosome 1H, MorexV3_pseudomolecules_assembly, whole genome shotgun sequence contains the following coding sequences:
- the LOC123418915 gene encoding uncharacterized protein LOC123418915 has translation MSPVSSFSSLCRHRVIRCTARLGCDPPATPARFVALDRPRSLSSSGQLRRGAKEGMLLRWFRETTNTSSCSGGGGGAGGTGRPAAGFSTWARLAIGSAAAVKWASFLRIQNEVEMVKDAAETAAEVVEEVATAAEKVSSEVVGHLPEEGRLRRAAVMVEHASKEVAEEAHRARDIIHKVDEIEEDVKAIIEPIMDRGKHERKHLEK, from the exons ATGTCTCCGGTCAGCTCGTTCTCGTCGCTGTGCCGCCACAGGGTGATCCGCTGCACCGCCCGCCTCGGCTGCGACCCGCCCGCCACGCCGGCGCGCTTCGTGGCGTTGGATCGGCCGAGATCGTTGTCATCCTCTGGCCAACTGCGTCGTGGCGCGAAAGAGGGCATGTTGCTGCGGTGGTTCAGAGAAACTACCAACACAAGCAgctgcagcggcggcggcggcggcgcaggtgGCACAGGACGACCTGCTGCAGGTTTCTCAACCTG GGCACGATTGGCAATTGGCTCCGCCGCCGCTGTCAAATGGGCGTCGTTTCTGCGGATCCAAA ATGAGGTGGAGATGGTGAAGGACGCCGCCGAGACCGCggcggaggtggtggaggaggtggccacGGCGGCCGAGAAGGTGTCGTCCGAGGTGGTCGGGCATCTGCCGGAGGAAGGCAGGCTGAGACGCGCCGCGGTGATGGTCGAGCACGCGTCCAAGGAGGTCGCGGAGGAGGCTCATCGTGCACGAGACATCATCCACAAG GTCGACGAAATTGAGGAAGACGTCAAGGCCATTATCGAACCGATTATGGATCGTGGGAAGCATGAGAGGAAGCATTTAGAAAAGTAG